One genomic window of Salirhabdus salicampi includes the following:
- a CDS encoding M36 family metallopeptidase: protein MKRKKKTLSVLSSALIVGQLLTISSSGAITLSGSVSNSSVEEEHTHLNSFDIRDSLQQILPTDVQLDAANQLVNSAGERTKITWNDRFGTPATIVKKDGYLTEATDGSAEEIAREWLEDHAAVFGLSSDNMKTLKMIRASKSEETGLTPVTFQQSFNGLESVFGGRIIVSVNKDGKILMVTSNVTRETTLSASFELTPDDALQEVLNLHAPELDYTPSISGEKNGWTVFDGSDVLPTDQYVKKASFIMKDSVRPAYRVLFIEELNEGYEVVIDGTTGEKLFERALVDFSHSESSLLESEGLIFENYPSVPYAPDGGEQVSKSFAGDEHASPHGWLIPGTELGFTTFGNNANSFANWSNFLVPADEAVRPVTATGDFDYLFTNAWMKKEGETLPPSYAEDVNSAATNLFYHHNLFHDYLYNLGWTEEAGNMQLSNYGNGGLEGDPILGLVQAGATTGGAPTYTGRDNAYMLTLPDGLTSWSGMFLWEPIPGVFEGKYADGDYDAGVIYHEYSHALTNRYVAGGEALNSFQSGAMGEGWGDFLGMHYLVKEGLQTDPVVGAYVTGNAERGIRNHALDKAPYNYGDIGYDITGPQVHADGGIWSAILWHVRESLIEAYGKSEGEEVIEHIVLDAMPISVPDPSMVDMRTAIVTAAFERYDGKYNDVIWKAFAQRGLGDGAYSNTGDDTDPVPSFAYEGDYNGFLRGEIVNATTGEPVDNARVIIGQYEARTSAAAVTSETGGFALPMVEGEYDVTIQAKGYGSTTLTEKVKIKAGKANSLKISLAPNVASSFNGATILQADDPSDSNPAKLAIDDTEASVYATEEKENGFNRTTFSVDLAGDEAVKVSRVQVSAFKDVANSRFATLKDFKIQISEDGSNWTTVVEDRFTYQKPRPAAPDLHYKTFDLKKPTKAKFIRLVANSTQDNSKGFVQVAELQAFTKNGAAVEPIDIPPSEPFTANGTVEIGNPGTGIGSLGGVPATLAVTENEFVTTQNPNPASQGADGYVVTLPQQYGDGLHNFTLKANDSSNDFDVFFYNKDFEVIGGVATASGNESGVVPGGTKYIYVGLWSGANGAFDLTVTRSY, encoded by the coding sequence ATGAAAAGGAAGAAAAAGACCTTATCTGTATTAAGTTCAGCTTTAATCGTTGGACAGCTCTTAACGATTAGTTCTTCAGGGGCTATAACACTTTCTGGATCTGTCTCTAATTCAAGTGTAGAAGAAGAGCATACCCACTTAAACTCATTTGACATTAGAGACTCGTTACAGCAAATATTGCCTACGGATGTACAGTTAGATGCAGCAAACCAATTAGTAAATTCAGCAGGGGAAAGAACAAAAATTACTTGGAACGATAGGTTTGGTACGCCAGCTACGATTGTGAAAAAGGATGGGTACTTAACCGAAGCTACAGATGGCAGTGCTGAAGAGATTGCGAGAGAATGGTTAGAGGATCATGCTGCTGTGTTTGGCCTATCTTCTGATAATATGAAAACGTTAAAAATGATTCGTGCATCAAAGAGCGAAGAAACAGGTTTAACACCCGTAACATTTCAGCAGTCATTTAATGGATTGGAGTCAGTTTTTGGTGGGCGGATTATTGTTTCTGTGAACAAAGACGGTAAAATCTTAATGGTTACCTCTAATGTAACAAGAGAAACTACTTTATCTGCTTCTTTTGAACTTACCCCGGATGATGCACTTCAAGAAGTATTAAATCTACATGCCCCAGAGTTAGACTATACGCCTTCTATAAGCGGTGAAAAAAATGGCTGGACAGTATTCGATGGTTCTGATGTTCTTCCAACTGATCAATATGTGAAAAAGGCTTCGTTTATTATGAAGGATAGTGTACGTCCTGCTTATCGTGTCCTTTTTATTGAAGAACTGAACGAAGGTTATGAAGTAGTGATTGATGGAACGACAGGCGAAAAGCTATTTGAACGAGCATTAGTCGATTTTTCCCATAGTGAGTCAAGCTTACTAGAGTCAGAAGGGTTAATATTTGAAAATTACCCATCGGTCCCATATGCACCGGATGGTGGAGAGCAAGTATCAAAATCCTTTGCAGGAGATGAACATGCATCACCACACGGTTGGTTGATACCGGGTACTGAACTAGGATTCACCACATTTGGAAACAATGCTAATTCGTTTGCTAACTGGAGTAACTTTCTTGTCCCTGCAGACGAAGCAGTACGACCAGTAACGGCTACAGGTGATTTCGACTATCTTTTCACAAATGCATGGATGAAAAAGGAGGGAGAAACGTTACCTCCTTCTTATGCAGAGGATGTAAACAGTGCTGCAACGAATTTGTTTTATCACCATAATCTTTTCCATGATTATCTTTACAATCTTGGATGGACTGAGGAAGCAGGGAATATGCAACTCTCTAATTACGGTAATGGTGGATTAGAAGGTGACCCAATATTAGGTCTTGTACAGGCAGGTGCGACTACAGGTGGGGCACCGACCTATACAGGGCGAGATAATGCTTATATGTTAACATTGCCGGATGGTCTTACTTCATGGAGTGGCATGTTTTTATGGGAGCCGATTCCAGGCGTATTTGAAGGGAAATACGCAGACGGTGATTATGATGCCGGGGTTATATATCATGAATATTCGCACGCACTTACAAACCGTTACGTTGCAGGTGGAGAAGCTTTAAATAGTTTCCAATCTGGAGCTATGGGAGAAGGGTGGGGTGATTTCCTAGGCATGCACTACCTTGTGAAAGAGGGTCTTCAAACTGATCCAGTAGTAGGTGCATATGTAACAGGTAATGCTGAACGTGGAATCCGAAACCACGCTCTTGATAAAGCTCCATATAATTACGGAGATATTGGTTATGATATCACTGGACCTCAAGTACATGCTGATGGAGGTATATGGTCAGCCATATTGTGGCATGTCCGTGAAAGTTTAATTGAGGCATACGGAAAGTCAGAAGGAGAAGAAGTAATTGAGCATATTGTTTTAGATGCGATGCCTATTTCGGTACCTGATCCTTCTATGGTTGATATGAGAACGGCAATCGTGACAGCGGCGTTTGAACGATACGACGGAAAATACAATGATGTAATTTGGAAAGCATTTGCACAACGTGGTTTAGGTGATGGTGCATACTCTAATACAGGAGACGACACAGACCCAGTTCCATCCTTTGCATATGAGGGTGATTATAATGGCTTCCTTCGTGGAGAAATTGTGAATGCCACGACAGGAGAGCCAGTAGATAATGCAAGGGTAATTATTGGCCAATATGAGGCAAGAACTTCTGCTGCGGCAGTTACAAGTGAAACAGGTGGATTTGCACTTCCAATGGTCGAAGGGGAGTACGACGTAACAATACAGGCGAAAGGCTATGGTTCTACTACTCTTACTGAAAAGGTTAAGATTAAAGCTGGTAAAGCAAACTCTCTTAAAATCTCATTAGCACCAAACGTCGCTTCTTCTTTTAATGGAGCAACCATTCTACAGGCAGATGACCCATCCGATAGCAACCCTGCCAAACTGGCAATTGATGATACTGAAGCGAGCGTTTATGCAACAGAAGAAAAAGAAAATGGCTTCAATCGTACAACGTTTAGTGTCGACTTGGCTGGGGATGAGGCAGTCAAAGTTTCTCGTGTTCAAGTAAGTGCCTTTAAGGATGTAGCGAACTCACGCTTTGCTACTTTGAAAGATTTCAAAATACAAATATCGGAAGATGGATCGAATTGGACAACGGTCGTTGAAGACCGCTTTACGTATCAAAAGCCACGTCCAGCTGCACCTGACTTACACTATAAAACGTTTGATCTTAAAAAACCAACAAAGGCGAAGTTTATAAGGTTAGTAGCTAACAGTACGCAAGACAATAGTAAAGGTTTTGTACAAGTGGCAGAATTACAAGCCTTTACGAAAAATGGAGCAGCAGTCGAACCTATTGATATTCCACCATCTGAGCCATTTACTGCGAACGGAACAGTTGAGATTGGAAATCCAGGAACAGGAATTGGGTCATTAGGGGGCGTTCCTGCTACGTTAGCTGTTACAGAGAATGAATTTGTTACAACACAGAATCCTAATCCAGCTTCACAAGGTGCAGATGGGTATGTAGTAACCCTTCCGCAACAATACGGTGATGGGTTGCATAACTTTACGTTAAAAGCAAATGATAGTTCCAATGATTTTGATGTATTCTTTTACAATAAAGATTTCGAAGTTATCGGTGGCGTAGCAACTGCATCCGGAAATGAGTCAGGAGTTGTACCGGGAGGAACAAAATACATTTATGTCGGTTTATGGTCTGGTGCGAATGGGGCGTTTGATTTAACGGTTACTAGATCCTATTAG
- a CDS encoding toprim domain-containing protein, whose product MNEAEKVIIVEGNSDKKKIKKIITEQVEIICTNGTIGVEQLENIIEDHQLDYRDVYLLLDEDDSGHKLRKQLTRELPHAQQLYVDRSFREVETTPDYELASILVRADIAIDTNYLKG is encoded by the coding sequence ATGAACGAGGCTGAAAAGGTAATAATTGTTGAGGGGAATTCCGATAAAAAAAAAATCAAAAAAATTATTACAGAACAAGTTGAAATCATCTGTACAAATGGAACAATCGGAGTTGAGCAATTAGAGAATATTATTGAAGACCATCAATTAGATTACCGAGATGTCTATTTATTACTTGATGAAGACGATTCTGGACATAAATTGCGTAAGCAGTTAACACGGGAGCTTCCGCATGCCCAACAATTATATGTTGATCGGTCATTCCGGGAGGTAGAAACAACTCCTGATTATGAATTAGCCTCTATCCTCGTAAGAGCGGACATTGCGATTGATACGAACTATTTGAAGGGATAG
- a CDS encoding acyl-CoA dehydrogenase family protein gives MGETKAKQFKGGGFFIEDIEAEDILTPEDFTDEHVMIGKTTEEFVAKEVLPYLDRIENHEFELSVNLLKKAGELGLLGADVPEEYGGLELDKVSSSLITEKISLAGGFSITHGAHVGIGSLPIVFFGNKVQKEKYLPALATGEKIAAYALTEPGSGSDALGAKTTAKLNKDGTHYILNGEKQWITNSAFADLFIVYAKVDGDKFTTFIVERGYPGVSTGPEEKKMGIKSSSTRTLILEDAEVPAQNVLGEIGRGHIIAFNILNVGRYKLAIGAVGGSKRALEVAAKYANERKQFQTPISQFRLTQEKFGTMASRIYANESAVYRTVGLFEQKLGGLSQEELNDGAAVAKGIAEYAIECSITKYLGTELLDYCVDEAVQIHGGYGFMQEYEVERMYRDSRINRIFEGTNEINRLLVPGTFLKKAMKGELPLLQKGEALQEEIMMMMPERVEEGVLNQEKYVLSNAKKIGLLVAGLAVQTYGKKLEQEQEILVNIADIAGEIYNMESAILRTEKAIKTNGEEQNQQKVLCTEVYCEEAFNRIEAHAKETLMAVESGDNLRMMLGALRKLTRRDPVNVILKKREIAAKVISEEKYFV, from the coding sequence ATGGGAGAAACGAAGGCGAAGCAATTTAAGGGCGGAGGTTTCTTTATTGAAGATATTGAAGCGGAAGATATATTAACTCCAGAAGATTTTACAGATGAGCATGTGATGATCGGAAAAACGACAGAAGAGTTTGTTGCTAAAGAAGTATTACCTTACTTAGACCGAATTGAAAACCATGAGTTTGAGTTATCTGTGAATTTATTAAAGAAAGCGGGTGAATTAGGGTTATTAGGTGCAGATGTGCCAGAAGAATATGGTGGGCTTGAATTAGATAAGGTTAGCTCATCATTAATAACAGAGAAAATATCACTAGCTGGTGGTTTTTCGATAACGCACGGTGCCCATGTTGGAATTGGATCATTACCAATTGTGTTTTTCGGAAATAAAGTGCAAAAAGAAAAGTATTTACCGGCACTTGCAACTGGAGAAAAAATAGCAGCATATGCCTTAACAGAACCCGGTTCAGGCTCTGATGCTTTAGGTGCGAAAACAACAGCAAAATTAAATAAAGATGGTACACATTATATTTTAAATGGAGAAAAACAGTGGATTACGAACTCTGCTTTTGCTGATTTGTTTATCGTATATGCAAAGGTTGATGGTGATAAATTTACCACCTTTATTGTGGAACGGGGCTATCCAGGGGTATCGACTGGACCTGAGGAAAAGAAAATGGGGATTAAATCTTCATCCACGAGAACATTAATTTTAGAAGATGCTGAAGTACCTGCACAGAATGTCCTTGGGGAGATAGGGAGAGGTCATATTATTGCGTTTAACATTTTAAACGTTGGACGATATAAATTGGCTATTGGTGCCGTTGGTGGCTCAAAGCGTGCATTAGAAGTAGCTGCAAAATATGCGAATGAACGGAAGCAGTTCCAAACACCAATATCACAGTTCCGTTTAACACAAGAAAAATTCGGTACAATGGCTTCCCGAATATATGCGAATGAAAGTGCAGTTTATCGTACTGTAGGATTGTTTGAGCAAAAACTCGGAGGATTGTCACAGGAAGAATTAAATGATGGTGCTGCAGTGGCAAAAGGAATAGCCGAATATGCGATAGAATGTTCAATTACAAAGTATTTAGGGACAGAACTGCTTGATTACTGTGTTGATGAGGCTGTCCAAATCCACGGTGGATATGGATTTATGCAAGAATATGAAGTGGAACGGATGTACCGAGATTCTCGGATCAATCGTATATTTGAAGGAACGAACGAAATTAATCGCTTACTTGTACCGGGAACATTTTTAAAAAAGGCTATGAAGGGTGAATTACCATTACTGCAAAAAGGTGAAGCACTACAAGAGGAAATTATGATGATGATGCCGGAGCGAGTAGAAGAAGGTGTACTTAATCAAGAAAAATATGTATTGTCGAATGCGAAAAAGATTGGCTTGTTAGTCGCTGGATTAGCTGTGCAAACCTACGGAAAAAAATTAGAACAGGAGCAGGAAATACTCGTTAATATCGCTGATATTGCTGGTGAGATTTACAATATGGAATCAGCTATCCTCAGAACGGAAAAAGCCATTAAAACGAACGGTGAAGAACAAAATCAACAGAAGGTACTGTGTACGGAGGTTTATTGTGAGGAGGCCTTCAATCGTATTGAGGCCCATGCGAAAGAAACATTAATGGCGGTTGAATCAGGGGACAATTTGCGAATGATGTTAGGTGCACTACGAAAGCTAACTAGACGAGATCCTGTAAACGTTATACTAAAGAAAAGGGAAATAGCTGCAAAAGTTATCTCGGAAGAAAAGTATTTCGTGTAG
- a CDS encoding MetQ/NlpA family ABC transporter substrate-binding protein: MKKLLTVLLTALFVLALTACGSSEDNAGNGNEGNGNGNEEETTTITVGATAVPHAEVLEEVKPLLAEQGIELKIETYQDYVLPNQDLDNGTLDANYFQHIPYLEQQKSDFGYDFVNLGGIHIEPIGIYSVNHTSVDAIPDGTAVLMSNSVADHGRILSLLEVAGLIKLKDGIDKVNATEEDIVENPKNLDFDASYDAGFLPQYYEREEDTLVAINTNYAIEADLIPAEDALILEGSESPYVNVIAARSEDENNEALKALVEALRSEDIQNFINEKYEGAVVPVNE, from the coding sequence ATGAAAAAACTATTAACAGTATTATTAACAGCACTATTTGTACTTGCTTTAACTGCTTGTGGGTCATCAGAAGATAATGCAGGGAATGGCAACGAAGGAAACGGTAATGGAAACGAAGAAGAAACAACAACTATCACAGTAGGTGCGACAGCTGTTCCCCATGCTGAAGTATTAGAGGAAGTAAAGCCTCTTTTAGCTGAACAAGGTATTGAATTAAAGATTGAAACGTATCAGGACTATGTTTTACCTAACCAAGACCTAGATAACGGAACGTTGGATGCGAACTACTTCCAGCATATTCCTTACCTTGAGCAACAAAAATCAGATTTCGGTTATGATTTCGTAAATCTTGGCGGTATTCATATTGAGCCGATCGGTATTTACTCTGTAAACCACACTAGTGTTGACGCGATTCCTGATGGAACTGCTGTATTGATGAGTAATTCTGTAGCAGATCATGGTCGTATCTTATCTCTTCTGGAAGTGGCTGGTTTGATTAAACTTAAAGATGGTATCGATAAAGTAAATGCTACTGAGGAAGATATTGTTGAAAATCCTAAAAATCTTGACTTTGATGCAAGTTATGACGCTGGTTTCTTACCTCAATATTATGAGCGTGAAGAAGATACATTAGTAGCAATTAACACAAACTATGCAATCGAAGCAGACTTAATCCCGGCAGAAGATGCACTTATTTTAGAAGGATCTGAATCTCCATATGTTAACGTAATTGCTGCTCGCAGTGAAGATGAAAATAACGAAGCATTGAAGGCACTCGTTGAAGCATTACGTTCTGAAGATATCCAAAACTTCATCAATGAAAAATATGAAGGTGCGGTTGTACCAGTAAACGAGTAA
- a CDS encoding methionine ABC transporter permease → MLNDLFPNVNMDDLWTATYETLYMTVLSVIGTLILGVLLGLLLFLTARGGIWENQIINFITATLVNVFRAIPFIILILLLFPFTDFLMGTIRGPKAALPALIIGASPFYARMVEIALKEVDKGVIEAAKAMGAKYRTIIFKVLLPESMPALISGLTVTAIALISYTAMAGVIGAGGLGDLAYRKGFQRWDFDVVFVCTVFIVVIVFIFQFIGDITSRKIDKR, encoded by the coding sequence ATGTTGAATGATTTATTTCCTAATGTAAATATGGACGATTTATGGACAGCTACTTATGAAACACTATATATGACCGTTTTATCTGTCATTGGAACATTAATTTTAGGTGTTTTACTAGGATTATTATTGTTTTTGACGGCGCGTGGAGGGATTTGGGAAAACCAAATTATCAATTTTATTACTGCAACATTAGTTAATGTTTTTCGCGCGATACCGTTCATTATATTAATACTGCTTCTTTTCCCATTTACAGATTTCTTAATGGGAACGATAAGAGGACCTAAGGCTGCTTTGCCAGCTTTAATCATCGGGGCATCCCCCTTTTATGCCCGCATGGTAGAAATAGCATTAAAGGAGGTGGACAAAGGGGTTATTGAAGCGGCAAAGGCGATGGGAGCAAAATACCGCACGATTATTTTTAAGGTATTGTTACCTGAATCGATGCCAGCCTTAATTTCTGGTCTTACGGTAACAGCGATAGCTTTGATTAGTTACACAGCTATGGCTGGTGTAATAGGAGCTGGTGGTCTAGGAGACTTAGCATACCGTAAAGGCTTCCAAAGATGGGATTTTGATGTTGTATTTGTTTGTACTGTCTTTATTGTTGTTATCGTATTTATCTTCCAATTTATTGGGGATATTACGTCAAGAAAAATAGATAAACGCTAA
- a CDS encoding methionine ABC transporter ATP-binding protein, with amino-acid sequence MISIKNVSKTYQSNESEVLAVDNINLNINKGEIFGVIGFSGAGKSTFVRLLNRLEEPTSGEIIVDNQSITTLSPRKLRKERQKIGMIFQHFNLLWSRNVLENIMLPLEIAGTPNREEKARELIQLVGLSGKEKSYPSQLSGGQKQRVGIARALANDPKVLLCDEATSALDPQTTDDILDLLVDINKKLGLTIILITHEMHVIQKICHRVAVMENGQVIEQGKVLDVFMHPKENTTKRFVQQVMTQEPNDDTLDTIIKGYTSGKVLKLHFIGEDTNRSLISQLAKQFEVDINILQGNISQTQEGVYGSLVIHIDGHEKDIEAALDTITSTSVEIEVISDVE; translated from the coding sequence ATGATTTCTATAAAAAATGTTTCAAAAACATATCAAAGTAATGAATCTGAAGTTTTAGCTGTTGATAATATCAACTTAAATATTAATAAAGGTGAAATTTTTGGTGTAATTGGATTTAGTGGTGCTGGAAAAAGTACGTTTGTCCGGTTACTCAATAGACTAGAAGAGCCGACAAGTGGCGAAATTATCGTTGATAATCAAAGCATAACCACTTTGAGCCCACGAAAATTACGGAAAGAACGCCAAAAAATCGGCATGATTTTCCAACACTTTAATCTCCTTTGGTCTAGAAACGTTTTAGAGAACATTATGTTACCACTTGAGATAGCAGGTACACCAAATCGAGAAGAAAAGGCTCGGGAGTTAATTCAACTGGTTGGACTTTCAGGAAAAGAAAAGTCGTATCCTTCTCAACTAAGTGGTGGGCAAAAACAGCGTGTCGGAATTGCGCGTGCACTGGCGAATGATCCAAAAGTGTTGTTGTGTGATGAGGCTACGTCCGCATTAGATCCACAAACAACAGATGACATACTAGATTTACTCGTTGATATTAATAAAAAATTAGGGTTGACGATTATTTTAATTACCCACGAGATGCATGTCATCCAAAAAATCTGTCATCGTGTAGCTGTTATGGAAAATGGTCAAGTTATCGAACAAGGTAAAGTTTTAGATGTGTTTATGCATCCAAAAGAGAATACTACGAAACGGTTTGTACAACAAGTTATGACACAAGAGCCGAACGACGACACACTAGACACAATTATTAAAGGTTATACATCAGGGAAAGTCTTGAAGTTGCATTTTATCGGCGAAGATACCAATCGTTCCCTCATTAGCCAATTAGCTAAACAATTTGAGGTCGATATTAATATTTTGCAAGGCAACATTAGTCAGACACAAGAAGGGGTTTACGGGTCATTGGTTATTCATATAGACGGACATGAAAAGGATATCGAAGCAGCCTTGGATACGATCACAAGTACATCAGTAGAAATTGAGGTGATATCCGATGTTGAATGA
- the gcvH gene encoding glycine cleavage system protein GcvH — MSLPKDLRYSEEHEWVKVEGDKVRIGITDFAQSELGDIVFVELPEVGDELEVDEPFGSVESVKTVSELYAPVSGKVVEVNEELDDSPEFVNESPYEKAWMIVVEPANKSQIDDLMTAEQYEEMTKDE; from the coding sequence ATGAGTTTACCAAAAGATTTACGTTATTCAGAAGAACACGAATGGGTGAAAGTAGAAGGGGATAAAGTACGAATCGGAATTACGGACTTTGCTCAATCGGAACTTGGGGATATTGTTTTTGTTGAATTACCTGAGGTTGGAGATGAGTTGGAAGTCGACGAGCCATTCGGAAGTGTAGAGTCTGTAAAAACGGTATCTGAGCTTTATGCTCCTGTAAGTGGTAAAGTAGTTGAAGTCAATGAAGAGTTAGATGATAGTCCCGAATTCGTTAATGAATCTCCATATGAAAAAGCTTGGATGATTGTTGTCGAACCTGCTAATAAATCCCAAATCGATGATTTAATGACTGCAGAACAGTACGAAGAGATGACAAAAGACGAGTAA
- the sufC gene encoding Fe-S cluster assembly ATPase SufC: MAGSTVEIKDLHVEIEGKEILKGVNLTVTGGEFHAVMGPNGTGKSTLASAIMGHPKYEITQGSVTIDGKDVLEMEVDERAQAGLFLAMQYPSEIPGITNSDFLRSSINALRGEGNEIPLMQFIKEMDSAMDYLEIDKNMAQRYLNEGFSGGEKKRNEILQLMLLKPAIAILDEIDSGLDIDALKVVSKGINKLRSEDFGCLMITHYQRLLDYITPDKVHVMMQGRIVKSGGPELAERLEAEGYDWIKQELGIEDETVGQEA; this comes from the coding sequence ATGGCAGGATCAACAGTAGAAATTAAAGATCTTCACGTTGAAATTGAAGGTAAAGAAATATTGAAAGGTGTCAATTTAACAGTTACTGGTGGAGAATTCCATGCGGTTATGGGGCCAAACGGTACAGGTAAATCAACGTTGGCTTCCGCAATTATGGGGCATCCGAAGTACGAGATTACACAAGGTTCGGTAACAATTGATGGAAAAGACGTGCTGGAAATGGAAGTGGACGAAAGAGCTCAAGCAGGTCTGTTTTTAGCAATGCAATACCCAAGTGAAATCCCGGGAATCACAAACTCAGATTTCCTACGTTCCTCTATTAATGCACTACGTGGTGAAGGTAACGAAATTCCTTTAATGCAATTCATTAAAGAAATGGATAGTGCAATGGATTATTTGGAAATTGATAAAAACATGGCACAACGTTATTTAAATGAAGGGTTCTCTGGCGGTGAGAAAAAACGTAATGAAATTCTTCAGTTGATGTTGCTTAAGCCGGCAATTGCTATTTTGGATGAGATTGACTCAGGTTTAGATATTGATGCGTTAAAAGTGGTATCTAAAGGAATTAACAAATTACGTAGCGAGGACTTCGGCTGTTTAATGATTACACACTACCAGCGTTTGCTTGATTATATTACTCCAGATAAAGTACACGTTATGATGCAAGGTCGTATCGTAAAATCCGGTGGTCCTGAACTAGCTGAACGGTTAGAAGCAGAAGGTTATGACTGGATTAAACAAGAACTAGGAATCGAAGACGAAACAGTAGGGCAAGAAGCGTAA
- a CDS encoding thioredoxin family protein, translating to MKEITKDNLAIFNQEVGLSFIFIYTPFCGTCNVARKMLNTIEQMKGSLQFHAMNASLFPHVMQQYKIKSVPCLIVFRNGIAEEKIYAFHSVPYMYEKLQMYLPS from the coding sequence ATGAAGGAAATAACGAAAGATAATTTAGCCATATTTAACCAAGAAGTTGGTCTATCATTCATTTTTATTTATACACCATTTTGTGGAACTTGTAATGTGGCTCGTAAAATGTTGAATACTATTGAACAAATGAAAGGGAGTCTCCAGTTTCACGCCATGAATGCTTCGCTTTTTCCTCATGTGATGCAACAGTATAAAATCAAAAGTGTTCCTTGTTTAATCGTTTTTCGTAACGGGATAGCGGAAGAGAAGATTTATGCCTTTCATTCGGTCCCGTATATGTATGAAAAGCTGCAAATGTACTTACCTTCATAA
- a CDS encoding arsenate reductase family protein: MGVFVYFYPNCGTCKKALKWLDNHGVTYDSIHIVEQTPSEDTLKNLIEKSGLPPKKFFNTSGKKYRELGLKNKLKDATEDEMIDYLASDGMLIKRPIVTNGDKVTVGFKEETFEETWK, translated from the coding sequence ATGGGGGTATTCGTATATTTTTATCCAAATTGCGGAACATGTAAAAAAGCTCTTAAGTGGCTTGATAATCATGGTGTTACATATGATTCAATACATATAGTGGAACAGACACCATCAGAGGACACCTTAAAGAACTTAATAGAAAAAAGTGGGTTGCCACCGAAAAAGTTCTTTAATACGAGTGGGAAAAAATATCGTGAACTTGGCTTAAAGAATAAGCTGAAAGATGCAACTGAAGATGAGATGATAGACTATCTTGCTTCCGACGGAATGTTAATTAAACGACCGATAGTAACCAACGGTGATAAGGTAACCGTTGGGTTTAAAGAAGAAACTTTTGAGGAAACATGGAAATAA